In Setaria italica strain Yugu1 chromosome IX, Setaria_italica_v2.0, whole genome shotgun sequence, the genomic stretch TTGATCTCTTGTGATACTCGGTGACCTCCTCCTGCACCTTGTCCAACTCATCCTGGGCTTGCTTGCGCTTCTGTGCCATGATGAAATGTGCCAGAAAATGCATGCTAAGAAATCATcttctgaaaagaaaaggagatagGATTCAAATTGCACGAGCAATGCAGGTTTCACAATTTACCTCTTTCCAATCAAGAATCCCCCCGAATTTGCTGACGGCGCCTTTGACCGAATCGATTGGTGCCGCGGTGTCGACGTGATCGATGACCTCGATGAAGCGGTTGGCGATCTCTGACGCTTTGTAGCTGCTGCTCCGCTCTTGCGACGTTTCATCTTGCTCATCAATCCGTTGTCGAGCCTGGCCGTCTTGGTAGGACGCGGGCGCGATGGAGGGCTGGCTGCTCCCTTGAAGGTTAGCTTCCTCCATCCCGCAGCATAGGTGTATGATGTAGAAGAAATGTCTGACCAGAGCATCAAACAGAAATAAGAATAATCATGGCATTAATCCACTTGCCGCTGAGTAGTAAACTATGCAAATTAGTTAGGAAAACAACGATGACGTAATTACATTCGTTTCAAAAATATGCCTAAATTATCTCCAATCATCAAACAGAGTTAGTTTACAACGCCCAGGGCATTGCGTCCCCTGCAACTGACTGCTGTAACAAGACAGTAAAGCCAATTTTGGAGGAACTGAAATTCGTATTCCCACATACGCAAACATGACCGCTCATGCTCACGCATGGTTGCTACGAACCTCATGGTTCCCAGGCATGGCCGAGTGTCCTATCAATCAATTCAGGCTCGTTGTTCCAAATTCAAGAAGACGATTCGGCGTCCGGATGGAACAGAAGGAGGAATGCACCGACGGAGAGGCAATCTACAGGCAGTGAAACATACCTGGATGTCCCCTTGTATTAGCCGTCGTCTCCTTGCTGGGTTCCTCGCTGGAAGTCCGTCGATgagaaaggagaggagagagagggagacagATTGGGCGCAATCCTTTCTGGTTTGGCCGTTGAGGAGGGAGGACGAGGGAGAATGTGGTGGGGAGAGAAGCTCGCGCGCCAGCCGCGGAGCCTCCCGCGTACGACGCGTGGATTGCTGCTGCAACCCCAGCCGTCGGATCAGATAGAATCACCGTGCCTGGATCTCTCTCGGGCCGAATCCCTCCCTTCTGGGCCATCTATAGCCCACTGGGCGGCCCACAGAGGGCGAGTAGTGCGCTGCCGTCACCACCCACCCGTGTCGCTGCGGAGTCCACAGGCCACGGCTCAGTCAGGTGAGGTCGCCGCTCGCCCACccgcccgccaccaccgtcCACCGGATCGAGACGCCGCGCCGATAGGATGAGGCCGCCGGTCAGCAGGGCAGCCTTCGCGTCCGTGCTGCTGGGGCGCCGCGCCGTCGGGGCGTCGCTGGTAGCCGCCCGCTGcgcctcctcggccgcctcccccgccgccgcagttACTGCCTACGGTGAGACCAAAACCATAAGGATGTTCATGGTTCTCGTTCATTGCCAGACTTCACCTCGACTCGCATTTATTCAGTAGGAATCCAAGTGAACTTGAAGTTCTATCCTACTTCTGTTTATTATTAGTTTGCGCTTGGCCACTGACGGTTGTTAATAGAGCCCATGCCGTCGTTACTTGATGGCAAAATTGCCTCCATACATGTTGTGTGTCTTGTGCGTTCTGATGCTTTTCGTTTGCATTGTCCATTTAATTCACTAGAATGGTGCAATTGGAGTACCCACACATCCACTCCTTCCCTTAATGGCATTTAGGTTCTGACAATTTTACTGCTCACAAAATCCAGATCATGCATCGTTTGTTAAGGAAATTGCCGCAACGGATCCCCCAGAGCATCTCAACTCTCTCTTGAATGTGCTTCAGGCACGAGGTAGGACGCACAATATCACACTgccatttctttcttttatgGTTGCTTCTCTGTTGCCAATCCTCTGTGCATATCTGAATTGATGCTGTTAAAATCTAGCTGCTGGAAGTTAGGACCCTCTCGATCTTGACCGTGCAAAATATATTTGACAGGTGAAAAGATTGTTTCTCCTGGAGCGAAGAGAGGGTTGATTCCGGTCGTTGTTCCATTATCGGAAAGTCCAGCAGGTTTGGATGTCTTAATAGAATGAATGAATCGTTTGAAGTCTCTGGCTCTACATGACGTCATCTGTTAAAATGCAGGTAACTTGACATCCCTACTTAGATGGCCAACTGCTCCAACTGGGTACATTGCCACTCCATATGTTGTGAATTTTATCTGTTGTATCTTTGACAGTGGCATCTAATTATATATATTTGCTTGCCCTTCAGGATGGAAATGCCTGTGGTGGAAGTTGGTAAGCATGGGTTGTGGCTTTTGGCTAAGAATGTAAATCTCTATTGCTTCTTGTTACTAGTGTCCTGTCTTAGTGTAAAGGAAATGGTATGTGATAAATTTCTAATCACATGTTTACTCATATATATCAGGTGAAACAATATATCCACAGAATACTTGTTGAGGCTGACATCAATGCTGATACTGGTGACGATGTATGGGATGCCGTGGGCGAAGCTGGTGAAAACCTTTACACTAAAGGTGACTTCAAAGAGTCACAGCTGGCAGATCTTGATGTCTATTTATTGAAGAAGGTTGAGAGATACATATCAGTTCGTAATTACTGAATTACAAGGCAGCTTTTGTACTGATGCTTTTTTGTAGGTTGGACTTTTCCCTGATGTTATAGAGAGGAAAACATTACGCCATCTAGAAAAGGGAGATAATGTAAACTCTTAGATCTTCCCAGAGATGTGTCAGTCTTCTTTGGATAGTGATTTTTAATGTGCTCAGTTTTTCCCTTCAGGTCTCAGCTCTTATAACTGGAGAATTCTACAGTAGAGATCAATTTCCAGGATTCGGAAGGCCCTTCGTGTTCAATGCAGAGATTTTAAAAAGGTATTACTGTAACATGAGCAGTGTAATTTCCTGATTTGATCACAAAATGCAAGACAAGCACAATATGGACACATGTAGGATTTGTTCTCAAACAATTTTGAACTGTCTGGCCTCAAAAAATCAGTTATACATTGCGATCTGCAGCCACTGCAGCACCATATATTTAACTATAATGTATTTCCCCATGCACAATGGCCTGAGTAGAATTTAATGCTATCCTCTAttcctaattttttttgttgatttttTGTTGTTAAGAGTCGGACGTACATCTGAAGCCAAAGATTCAGCTCGTGTGGCTTTGAAGTCACCATGGTGGACACTAGGCTGCAGTTATGAAGTATGATTTTTTCTGGCCTTTTCATGTTTTGCCTATATGCCTAGCAGCTGACAAACATTCCACCTGTGCTCTATGGTCATTCTTCTTGAAACTAAAGACTTAACAGATGCAGCTTTTTGATGAGACAGGAGGCTGCTGAATTAGCTGGGTGGGAGGATGAGCAGATCGAGTTTATAAGAGAGAAGGTAACCGAGGAGGGTAAACGTGAGGatctgaagaaaggaaaagCTCCAGAACAGGTTCATAACGATACTCTCCCTTTTAACTTGTGATTGTAGAGGCTGATATCTTGTTCATCTTTGCTGGTTTTGCGCACCCAGGTGGTCCTTGACGAGGCAGCCTTTCTAATGGATTTAGCATGTGTGGATGGTAACTGGGATGATGTGGTGGATCGGATTGCAGAGTGTTACAGGGAAGCTGGGCTTGATGACGTTGCAAAGTTCATTGCCTATAGGGAATAGATGGTAGATTCCCTACGGTTTACAACTCGATTGAAGAAATTTTGGCTCTTTCATGCTGTGACTCCTTTATTTATTCATAAGAGAGAAACTTCCCGTCCATAATAAACACGGCATTAGTTCATGGATTTGTGTCATCATTTAGTGACCGGCGCCATAATAGACATTTTCACTTGTTTTTGTATAGCTCTCAACATAATTTTGCCTTTCGAAATTTCAATAGAAGGAAGGGCTGAGCCCTGAACTTTTTTCTGGTCTCCAAACATTCACAATTATCAGCATATTGGGGATATACCGACCACAATATTAATGCTGAGATCACCATTTGCTACTTCTCGTTATCTTTTGGTAATTGCCATACCTTGATGGTAATAATAACAGGTCATGTTAGGTTGATACTTGACCTGTGATCCGGTTGGGATCACTTTATGTCCCAGATACTAATACACAAATGAGCTTGTCCATATACACTCATTATCATTGCACTCTCCAAACTCAAGCACTTTCTCATCGCTTTCTAGATGCTTAGGGTTTCCTAAATCCTAAAAGCTCGCCTATATAGCTTGCCAGGATTGTTTAATTGAGTCACATGAGAAATATTTTTTCTATCCTTCGCATCGTCTCTTAGGGGTGGTTCGGCCTCCCATCGCAAAAAAGTCCCGCATCACCCTGCCATCCGCCATCCCTACTGTTTGATTCAAGAaaaagtggcggcggcggcctctccaccctccaccctcctctccagtctttgctatttttttcttctcctaTCTTAGGCCTATCTTCTCTGCATGACTACACGAATGTGCTCGTGCTTGCCAGCTGACGGCAGCCCTGATTGGTGGCGTTGCAGATTGAGGCGTTTGTGACTTGGATATCGGCCAAGGCCCATTGGATGTGCACCGAGGGAGCCATGGTGGTTGCTTTGTGGTTCTAGTGACATCCTTGGTAATTGGCCACAACAAGGTTGCAGCAGGTGGGGCTGTAGTCATAGCACCGGTGACGACATTATTAGGGTTGGGGTGGAGCTGAGCATGTCCACAACCGCCGTCCATGTTGTTGGTTGTGTTATCGGCATGGCACAATGATGACGCAGGGCCATAGGTGTTGTCATCTTAGGGTCGAGTGTGTGGCGGTTGGGGCCGTAGTGGTGCTCGGGCCATCATTTGTGCCTTTTTGGAGGTGATTTTGATGCTTGTGTTGGTGGCTTTTCCCATCTACGGACGCCGCTTCCTCCTTGGAGGTGTCCTTTTGCACCTCTCCATCCTATCATGCTGGATGGTGAAGGTGAAAAATCTAATTTTTTGGGATAGTGAAAATAAGGTTGTCTGCGTCATCTCCTTTTTGAAGGTGTTGTTACTCATTAGGCACATCTGGCATGTATAATGGCTCGATATCCTTGCTCAAATGCAACGGTTGTCGGAAAGGCATCtttcttcaaaaaaataaaaaaggaaaacaaacaaTAAAAAACATAGCTAGTTTTTATGGTGATGTTGCACACATCATGGTGGTGGCGACAATCAGTGATCTGGTGAAATAGCAGTTGGAGGTGTTAGGTTTAATTGTAGTTGAGTTGTGGAGTCAtcttgatgtcccaatccaagtTGTCAATGTTGTTTGTGGAGTAGAGTTTAATGGTGTTAGATGTTGTGCGACAATGTTAATGTCTCAGTCCAATTGGCAGATGTTGTTAAGTTAGGTGGTGTGAGAGCGTTGTACGGTGTGTgtatcccaatccaaccggtcagTGTTGTTTGATGTTCTGCTCAATCTgagtctcttcttctttctaaTAAAATGGACATTTCCccctaattattttttaaaaaactaacATGTGGTGATATTGTACCTAGACGTGGGCCAGGCTGAGCACAGACTGGGCCAAAAAAACCTAGTTTTTTCGAGCCGAAACAATCCCACCCACGCCGTCCTATGACCGGCTACAGGTCTGTTTTTTGGACCAGGCTCGGTCGGGCCTAAGTCGAGCTTGGGCTTCCCGCTATTTTTCAGTGAGAATATTTCATTAAATAGTTCGGGTTGGGTTTGGatcgagaaaaaaaatttaggaCTTCATTTGCTCCGTCAAACCCATCCCATTAATACTATCTTCTGATTACTGGGACAACCAATCAATGCTTTGATAATTCAGAAGAGAAGGCAACACTTTGTTGTCATATATGTGGCTAGATGTCCTATCATATTTTATTTACATTTAAATATTTGTATTTGTTTGATTTCATAGATATAATCTTGAGTCAAATTATTTACTACTACTGGAGGGAGAATCGACTTATTATACCTTGAGCCCAAAAAATAAACAATTTTTTAACAGCCGGGAGGTTTCCACACATAAAATATGCACATATATGGTGCTGGGATTCAAACCTGGGACCTCAAGACTCACATgaccatctcatctacacatcATGTGTGATTGACAAAGAGATGTTTTTTTGGAAGTAACCTATGGATGATCTTTTAGTGCTGGGTGGTGTTGTGAtctggtactaaatggcatcCGGGGACTCCAAATTTGACCTACTCTAATTCCATGCATTATTACCGACTCAAAATTCATCTGGTACTAGCGTCATCAACGAAATGTCGATTTTATAGTAGTGTATGGATGCCCTTAATTAGCTAGAGTTCAAGTTTGTTTACTTATATTTATACGTCAAACATATTTACGAATGCCTTTAGTCAGCTAGAGTCCATGTTCTATTTGACACGATGAATGACTCTTTATGTTTATGATTCGGCACGACTGAATCAAACGGGGAAAGGAAGTGAGTTTGGAATCAGACACTGCCTATAGGCCCGTACCATCATGATGCTTGATACACGTGGTTAAAAAATGCTATTATAGATGGAAGGTCATGTGTTTTCGGTTCCGTGGGAACATGGAAATCTAGTCAAGAAAGACACATTTCCAGTTGGGAAAAgaaattattattttaaaatcatataattatatatatttgttagtCATATTTGatatggatttttttatttgtttagactgttagatcttcataaaatcgaACGGTCCATATTATTCTCTTTTTTGATTAATGTGGCAATTTTTAGGATCGATAGATCTTTATAAAATTTAACGGtgtatattcttctcttttttggattaacgtgggaatttctagacCCTTTCAGCGAACATGGTGTTTCgtttaacactattgtattaagataataatAGATTGTTCTGTTTGACATTGCGAAGGAAGAGTATTTGATTGAAAAATAGCTGCTGATTTTAATTAGGATGATCCAAACATCTGGCACACTAGTGCTGTACGTATTGCGTGCGCCGTCTTGAGCAAAACATGCGCATGTAGAGTGTCGTGCACACTCGTCGGGGAAGaaggccggccgccgccgacgagctccggTCAGCCTGGAACGGAATGGATGCACGCCTGCCTGCTACCCGTTGCCGTCGCCTGTTGGGCCTGACGCGCTTCACATGCAAAGCGATGATGAATAAGCCGACTGGCCCAAACGGCCCAAGCCTAACAcgacttcaaagttcaaacccaGGCCGACTTTTTTAGTTTCATCACTCCATGATGTAAAAAAAAAGCATTTGGTGAGCCAAAGTTTCTACATAAAAAGATCATCAGTTGCTTACTGGAACAAATGGAATGTTGTCAACCAGAACATCAATCTATCTGTACagattgcatatgcatctcagtAATTGCCTTACATATGCCACTGCTAGTCGACTAGTAAGGAATCATTCTTGCATACTTTCTAACAATCCTAGTTGATTTTAAGCAAGTACAAAATAATTTATTGCGGTTGCCTAAATATATGCCGAACCAACATGCAATTGATTACTGTACGGTGCCAAGCAGAAGCCTCTGTGCATGTAGTCTGTAGCCTATAGATCTTTTATCGAACAAaaatgaaacattttttttaaacgaagcGGTAGGAGAGCTGtctattatattaaaaaggaggTGCCCCGATGGGAAAAAAAGATATGTACAAAATTTAAGAAGTAAAGGTAAAAGCTATTCCTCTCTAGACTAAAACGCTCTATTCACAATCACAATCACTCTGGGAAGTCGACTCGCCCGGTCGCCGGCACCACCCCACGGCGGGTGCTCAAGCTCACCGCCTCCGTCTTCtccccgcccgccaccgccaagCCAAGTCATGGGCGCGCCCACCCTGTGGAGGAGCTCAAGCTCGCCCAGTTGCACTTGGGGCCCCGGTCGCGCCGTGCGGAGCAGCTCCTGCGCCCGCCTGCCGGTGGGAGCTCGCCCTCCTTCTCTGCGTCGGATGGTCTGGAGCGACGACACGGGACGGCGTGCAACGGCGCACACAGGGGATGACCCCATCCGCCACATTTGGTGGGatggggcatcccgcatctggagggtatattccatTCAGGGGATGTCCCGTCCCACCTGTTGTCCAACCAAACATAAGGATGAAGTGGGATCGTTTCATCCCGCCCACTTGGTCCCTGCAACCAAACATACACTAAGATCTAGCATCCCGCTGACAACATCTTAAAGAGAAATGATTGCTCGCAGCTTACCGCAGCTAGCACAAACTTTTATTTTGatgaaataaaaaatagaaattattaGTACACTATTAGTACACATCCGAAAGAGTGGGCTTGTTGGTCCATTTTTGAGATTAACAAAGTCACACATGCACATTACCGTCAACTTAAATCCTTGAGCGAATCTAGAAGAATGCGACACACGTGCTTAGTTAGGAGTCAAACCTGAGTGGACGGGTTCCGCCGTAACGAACCTATCCATCAGAGTTATGCTCAGTTCGTGACTTCTTTTCTCTTAAAGCTATGACAAACAATAATTTCTATTGAAAAAGTTTCAACATTTGTATCATTTACATTTACAACACTGCCCTTCCTTCTGTATTTAAAAAGTACATGTTTCATTATTCTTTGATATTTTTATCACACTAGAAATCGCTAGAAGGAGGGCTCGAACCTCCGACCTTGTGGTTAACAGCCACACGCTCTGGCCAACTGAGCTATTCCAGCTTGTTGTATGCAGGGTGGAAACTACTATATTAATACGACTTCTATATAATCACATTGACTGCACTCCTAGCATCGTGTTACGTGGATATGTGACTGCACACTAGCTTTTACCATTTTCTTTAGACAAAAGCATAGTAGGAGGACCAGGTTGATCAATACGAGGGGTTGAGTAATGTAACATACAGAGTGCATAAAGACTAAAAAAAATACGTGCTTAGAGCATCTCTGGAAGAAGTGACATATGCCTCGCAGTTGTTACTTTTATGGTTTTAccaaaaaaaggggggggggagCGAAAATAGGTTCACCAGCAGACTCCTCATCGGCCATCGTTGTGGAATTGCTAGCCCATCACTTGCTGTTAGGAGGATGGGCCCGTAGCATACTTTCCAGGATTTGTGATGTAGTGGTATTTGCCATTTGTTGTCAGCAACGCACGcctgtttccattttttttcagCAATCAAATATTATAGCTTATATTGTCTTATAATTTGTGGACGCGTTTGgggttttgtaattaaaaaaaaagtgggcCGCCTACGAATGCATCAGCATCTTTATTCCGGCCCAGTTTCTTCCAAGTACCGCGGCCCACGAGGCCATTcggcttctttttcttcttcgatGGCACTCGAAAGCAACGAAGTGTTGGCAGGTGGTGGGCATGGATGCGGTGGGTGGTATCCCTGCCCTCCAGGTGTTTGCTGGTGATTGTTATGTCTGAATGATGGATTATATAATTGATCGAATGAGGTTCAATTGAATGCCCTCCCTATTTGCAGAGTATTTAGAAAGAGCAAAAGAAAAGCTCAGAGATATGTCATGTTTATGGGTTCGATCGGCGTCTCTACTGCTTTCTACCTGTTGGTTCGGACAAGGTATTATACGGGTCTTGTTCGGTTCAACCACTCGGAATGAGATTTATCCCGCACGAATTGATTTGACCTCGTTTAAAATCCAACCTATCTCAAAGAGCACATATGGATGGTTGTGGACCTACAGTGCACCACTTAAGAAGTTTAAGaatccaaaaatgcattttaGGAGTCTATTGACCTGAATGATACAACAATACAAGTTTAAGGACTGTCTGTGCATGTTACTCATttcactatatatatacacttagatatacactatatctagatgcatagtaaaaattatgaatctagaaaagtataatttggaacggaggggtaGCATATACATATAGTGAACCtgataaattaaatttgagaaGACCTCACTTGCATTATGCATAAATATATAGCAAAATCAATAAATCCAACCTTCTCTCTCCAACCTTCTTTTCTTATATAAAGTGGCCGGCGGCATGCGACGGGCCTTCCTCCTCTCATCACCTCACCACGCCACCACAAGATCGAAGAACAAATTAATTAAGAAGGAAGCAAAGCAaggcgatgacgacgacgacgagccgcagcagcCGCTTCAAGAGGATTTGCGTCTTCTGCGGCAGCAGCACCGGCAACAAGACCACCGACCGCGACGCCGCCATCGACCTCGCCCAGCACCTGGTGCGCGCTTCAAATTCAGTAAAGCTTTCTTAAACCGAAAATAAATCTATATTATACTTGTGTTCTGATGTGCGTACTAGCTGGAGTGATTAGTTTGTGTAAGGCTGCCTGATTGGTTGTCGATCTGCATTCCGTAGTCTGTAATTAGGTTATGTGGAACCAACCAATTACGTCCGTAGCGATCTGACACACCATCGAATGATCAATTGTCGATGGTGGGAGCGAGAGGCAGCTAGCTTAAATAGTTCATTTCTCAAGTCTTCTTACTACAAGATTATTACTAACTTTTTTTCAACAGTTTGTTTGCAAGTGgccaatgttttttttttagtaTGTTAGCTTAGATAACTATCTATTGAAACCGTAGGGCAGATACAAATTGTAGTAGAAAAATTATTGGCCCCTCGTGCATATAAGAAGTGTATATTAAATGTGCATACATACAAGTTATTAAATGTGCACACAATTTGCATATGCATGTATTATCCAGGTGTGGAGGGACATCGACCTTGTGTACGGGGGAGGCAGCATAGGGCTCATGGGCCTTGTCTCGCAGGCCGTCTACCACGGCGGCAGGCATCGGGTACACACAAATTAgtccattctaaattgtagatcgttttgactttccTAATTTATAAACCTACGCTATatttaaatgcataataatatatatgaataaaaaaagctaaaacgagaGTAATAAGCATCGTGGATCTATCTAATTCTGCTTGTTGTATACATGCATATGCTTCTGTGAACGACATTGATGATCTATATCTGCAGGGTACTGTGCTGACAACTTTTCTTTATTTCAGTGCACCTGTGTGGCCGTAGATAAGATAGCAGGCATCCCGCTACAGTAGGTTTTGCGTGCACATGTTTGTGAT encodes the following:
- the LOC101753521 gene encoding uncharacterized protein LOC101753521, which translates into the protein MRPPVSRAAFASVLLGRRAVGASLVAARCASSAASPAAAVTAYDHASFVKEIAATDPPEHLNSLLNVLQARGEKIVSPGAKRGLIPVVVPLSESPAGNLTSLLRWPTAPTGMEMPVVEVGKHGLWLLAKNVKQYIHRILVEADINADTGDDVWDAVGEAGENLYTKGDFKESQLADLDVYLLKKVGLFPDVIERKTLRHLEKGDNVSALITGEFYSRDQFPGFGRPFVFNAEILKRVGRTSEAKDSARVALKSPWWTLGCSYEEAAELAGWEDEQIEFIREKVTEEGKREDLKKGKAPEQVVLDEAAFLMDLACVDGNWDDVVDRIAECYREAGLDDVAKFIAYRE